In a genomic window of Chryseobacterium sp. G0162:
- a CDS encoding outer membrane beta-barrel family protein translates to MKRILFSIAALTGSLVLAQTQAPDPVAKDTVKGNAKEIEAVTIVARKPTVESKVDRTVFNVANSAIVAGNTTWDVLRMTPLVSIDNSDAIKAEGQSVTVYINDRKSVFTGKELKEYLKTIPADNLLKIEVITSPSSRYEASGSVINIVLKKRDDEGLKGSISLSNRQSTKNTQYSNFNLNYHKKKFTQTFIGSYSNNNYVQKGSSNIVFYADNTLNRDLSYQTISRSETPSLSSTSEFELNDKNNIGVVLEYYQSRGLSSSDTDGREYDYLKKDFIDYHQAQNANTFYRNLGTNAFYKYYDKEKNRILDINLGTNYSGNDNNELINKTILNDPNIKEIGSVNNGQMRNYYLKVDYTQPLGKSWGTIEVGGKTELNNHVIPNNLYGYSLGTSEYAGLSTRDKFHYEDNITSVYANYSKTFFKKLETRIGLRYEYIDFKVRQDVAGTERKDGYGTFLPNLLLKYNFSDKYDLSLTYDRRIWRPWYSEFNPFLTPSIDGTYSRGNMDLNPNPNDRLYLKFGILKKYFISARYMYTNQDYWTTYSSEGGRNVSFPGNFNGKVEKYYIFANTNQNFLKNKLNLNVGFGWYYIDNHDFNLKNDIGGRAYINYWGGSANLSYTNLFNKNINLSAWMEISNQNNGNTQANNTNVFHNISITKIFPKTQMEASIQLMNIFKRPYSDDITYNQGGTVRRYELWDWYGVNVTFVKRFGNQKVKENTKTDVEKNAGGAK, encoded by the coding sequence ATGAAAAGAATATTATTTTCTATAGCAGCATTAACGGGTTCTTTGGTTCTGGCCCAGACTCAGGCTCCAGATCCAGTTGCTAAGGATACTGTAAAGGGAAATGCAAAAGAGATAGAAGCGGTTACCATTGTAGCGAGAAAACCAACAGTAGAGTCTAAAGTAGACCGAACTGTTTTTAATGTGGCAAACAGTGCTATCGTAGCTGGAAATACTACATGGGATGTACTGAGAATGACCCCACTGGTAAGTATTGACAATAGTGACGCTATAAAAGCGGAAGGGCAATCGGTCACAGTATATATCAATGATAGAAAATCAGTTTTTACAGGAAAAGAATTAAAAGAATACCTTAAAACGATTCCGGCAGATAATCTACTGAAGATCGAGGTGATTACAAGCCCGTCTTCACGATATGAAGCTTCCGGTTCTGTAATCAATATTGTTTTGAAAAAACGCGATGATGAAGGATTAAAAGGAAGTATTTCACTCAGTAACAGGCAGAGTACAAAAAATACACAGTATTCCAACTTCAACCTGAATTACCACAAAAAGAAATTTACGCAAACCTTTATAGGAAGTTATTCTAATAATAATTATGTACAAAAAGGTTCCAGTAATATTGTGTTTTATGCTGACAATACCCTCAATAGGGATTTGAGCTATCAAACCATATCCAGAAGTGAAACGCCATCACTTTCCTCTACTTCCGAATTTGAGCTTAATGATAAAAATAATATAGGAGTTGTCCTGGAGTATTATCAAAGCCGTGGTTTATCTTCATCAGATACAGACGGGAGAGAATATGATTATCTGAAAAAAGATTTTATTGATTATCATCAGGCTCAAAACGCGAATACCTTTTACCGTAATCTGGGAACGAATGCTTTTTATAAATATTACGATAAAGAAAAAAACAGGATCCTGGATATTAATCTAGGAACCAATTACTCCGGAAATGATAATAATGAGCTCATCAATAAAACAATATTAAATGATCCAAATATTAAAGAAATAGGATCAGTAAATAATGGGCAGATGCGTAATTATTATCTGAAAGTAGATTATACCCAGCCATTAGGCAAATCCTGGGGAACAATTGAAGTAGGAGGAAAAACAGAACTCAACAATCATGTAATTCCTAATAATCTTTATGGATACAGCTTGGGGACTTCTGAATATGCAGGGCTTTCAACAAGGGATAAATTCCATTATGAGGATAATATAACTTCTGTATATGCCAACTATAGCAAAACGTTTTTCAAGAAACTGGAAACCAGGATAGGTCTTCGATATGAATATATTGATTTCAAGGTAAGACAGGACGTTGCAGGAACCGAAAGAAAAGACGGCTATGGTACTTTTCTCCCTAACTTATTGCTGAAATATAATTTTTCAGATAAATATGATTTGAGCCTTACTTATGACCGTAGAATCTGGAGACCCTGGTATTCGGAATTCAATCCTTTTTTAACTCCATCCATTGACGGAACGTATTCCAGAGGAAATATGGATCTGAATCCAAACCCTAACGACAGGCTTTATCTGAAGTTTGGAATCCTGAAAAAGTATTTTATTTCTGCAAGATATATGTATACCAATCAGGATTACTGGACTACTTATTCCAGTGAAGGAGGAAGAAATGTATCTTTCCCCGGAAACTTTAATGGGAAAGTTGAGAAATATTACATTTTTGCCAATACCAATCAGAATTTTCTTAAAAATAAGCTGAATCTGAATGTTGGCTTCGGCTGGTACTATATTGATAATCATGATTTCAATTTGAAGAATGATATCGGAGGGAGAGCATATATCAATTATTGGGGTGGTTCTGCCAATCTTTCTTATACGAACCTTTTCAATAAAAATATTAACCTGAGTGCCTGGATGGAAATCTCCAATCAGAACAATGGAAATACTCAAGCCAATAATACCAACGTGTTCCACAATATTTCCATCACAAAAATATTTCCTAAAACACAGATGGAGGCCAGTATACAGCTGATGAATATCTTTAAACGACCTTATTCTGATGATATTACTTACAATCAGGGAGGAACAGTCAGAAGATATGAATTATGGGATTGGTATGGGGTGAATGTCACTTTTGTAAAGCGTTTCGGGAACCAGAAAGTGAAAGAAAATACCAAAACGGATGTTGAGAAAAATGCTGGAGGAGCAAAATAA
- a CDS encoding DUF2652 domain-containing protein — MKDTNIQEGIILIPDFSGFTEFVFNTKLYTGEYIVRQLLSTLIDVNNQYFEISEIEGDAILFYRYDEHPSYQNISGMLWKMRNAFNRKIKELSKSLSTTIDLSLKFIVHYGAFSQYNIGSFRKLYGKPIVEAHQLLKNGWAQQPSYALFSNSFLESTSNQEADFNEDQHHLPEVGMIHYFENVN; from the coding sequence ATGAAGGATACAAATATACAGGAGGGAATTATTTTAATTCCGGATTTTAGCGGATTTACCGAATTTGTGTTCAATACCAAACTTTATACAGGAGAATATATTGTAAGACAACTACTTTCTACACTGATTGATGTGAATAATCAGTATTTTGAAATTTCTGAAATTGAAGGTGATGCTATTTTGTTTTATCGGTATGATGAACATCCATCGTATCAGAATATTTCAGGAATGCTTTGGAAAATGCGCAATGCATTCAACAGAAAAATAAAAGAATTGAGTAAAAGCTTAAGTACTACCATAGATTTATCTTTGAAATTTATTGTCCATTATGGGGCATTTTCACAGTATAATATTGGAAGTTTCAGAAAATTGTACGGGAAACCGATTGTAGAGGCGCATCAGTTATTGAAAAACGGATGGGCACAGCAACCTTCATATGCTTTATTCAGTAATTCTTTTTTAGAAAGTACGAGTAATCAGGAAGCTGATTTTAATGAAGATCAGCATCATCTGCCAGAAGTAGGTATGATCCATTATTTTGAAAATGTAAACTAG
- a CDS encoding efflux RND transporter permease subunit yields the protein MLKKIIKRPVLATVISVLLVILGIVGMVSLPITKFPDIAPPTVMVTAAYPGANAETIARSVAPPLENAINGVENMDYITSTASNDGTLSITVIFKLGTDPDQAAINVQNRVAQVTNQLPAEVIQAGITTVKRQNSMIAMVSLTSKDGSMSDLFLENYAKINIVPELKRVKGVGDAMVYGNKDYSMRVWLDPNKLASYNLTPSDVSRAIQTQNLEAAPGRLGERSKEVMEYVLRYKGKFTEPEQYENITIKALSDGSVLKLKDVARVEFGAYSYTVSSNFNKKASVTMAIFQMAGSNANEVQIALQERMKELEKSFPAGMDYEIPYATKEALDQSIEQVIHTLIEAFILVFIVVYIFLQDFRSTLIPAIAVPVSIVGTFFFMKIFGFSINILTLFALVLAIGIVVDDAIVVVEAVHAKMEHKKLNPRAATMSAMSEITGAIVSITLIMSAVFVPVAFMSGSTGLFYQQFALTLAIAIIISAINALTLSPALCALFLKQHHGGTHEKMNFKDRFFAGFNASFNKLTFRYGKAVLFLLKKKWIAVAMIVAFGGLFAWMSMTTPKGFIPDEDQSFIIVTANLAPGASKDRTSKVVSDTEDLLMKNPAVDKVISVDGLNLFSGSMSSSAASIFVKLKNSGERGAVSNINDIIGQTQGMLSKDKRANFLVINTPTVDGFGNTSGMELVLQDRTNGELQNLGNISYGMMGALMQRPEVAVAFTTFDVTYPQFEVLVDEVKSAQLGVNVSDVLGVMQGYYGSIQASDFNRFGKYYRVLVQSTPETRQDKESLNGLFVKNNLGQMVPINTLVSLKQTTGAEVVDRFNLFNSSNLTVMAAPGYSTGQAMAAVEEVSKQVLPPGYTYDYKGMSREEAGSSSQSVMIFGLCIVFVFFLLSAQYESYILPFAVLIAIPVGLSGVFVGITFAELSNNIYVQIALVMLIGLLAKNGILIVEFAIQRRRAGKSLIASAVEGAKARLRPILMTSLAFITGLLPLIFVVGPSAMGNHSIGYAAISGMLFGTILGIFVVPVLFVMFQALHEKINGRVVTDADWEY from the coding sequence ATGTTAAAGAAAATTATAAAAAGACCCGTACTGGCCACGGTTATTTCCGTGTTGCTTGTTATTCTCGGGATTGTCGGTATGGTCAGCCTGCCGATTACAAAATTCCCGGATATTGCACCGCCTACCGTGATGGTAACGGCTGCCTATCCCGGAGCTAATGCTGAAACAATTGCAAGATCTGTGGCTCCACCATTGGAAAACGCCATCAATGGAGTAGAAAATATGGATTACATTACTTCTACAGCGAGTAATGATGGAACATTGAGTATTACTGTGATCTTTAAACTGGGTACAGATCCGGATCAGGCTGCGATTAACGTTCAGAACAGGGTAGCACAGGTAACCAACCAGCTTCCTGCTGAGGTGATCCAGGCCGGAATTACTACGGTAAAGAGACAGAATAGTATGATTGCGATGGTTTCCTTAACGAGTAAAGATGGTTCAATGAGTGATCTTTTCCTTGAAAACTATGCAAAAATCAATATTGTTCCGGAACTGAAAAGGGTGAAAGGAGTAGGTGATGCTATGGTGTACGGTAACAAAGATTATTCTATGCGAGTATGGCTTGATCCGAATAAACTGGCTTCCTATAATCTTACTCCATCTGATGTTTCCCGTGCGATTCAGACCCAAAATCTCGAAGCAGCACCCGGAAGATTAGGGGAAAGAAGTAAAGAAGTAATGGAATATGTTCTCCGGTATAAAGGAAAATTTACCGAGCCTGAACAATACGAAAATATTACCATTAAAGCATTAAGCGACGGGTCTGTTTTGAAATTAAAAGATGTTGCCAGAGTAGAGTTTGGAGCTTACAGTTATACGGTTTCCTCTAACTTTAATAAAAAGGCTTCTGTAACGATGGCGATCTTCCAGATGGCGGGTTCCAATGCGAACGAGGTTCAGATTGCACTACAGGAAAGAATGAAGGAATTGGAAAAATCTTTCCCGGCAGGAATGGATTATGAAATTCCATATGCGACTAAAGAGGCATTAGACCAATCAATTGAACAGGTAATTCATACCTTGATTGAAGCATTTATTCTTGTATTCATTGTAGTGTATATTTTCTTACAGGATTTCCGATCTACTTTAATTCCAGCCATTGCAGTACCGGTTTCGATTGTAGGAACGTTCTTCTTTATGAAGATTTTTGGATTCTCTATCAACATTCTTACATTGTTTGCCCTGGTGCTCGCGATTGGTATCGTGGTGGATGATGCCATTGTAGTGGTAGAAGCCGTTCATGCTAAAATGGAGCATAAAAAACTGAATCCAAGAGCAGCCACCATGTCTGCGATGAGTGAGATTACAGGAGCTATTGTTTCCATTACTTTAATTATGTCTGCGGTATTCGTTCCGGTAGCATTTATGAGTGGGTCCACAGGGCTGTTCTATCAACAGTTTGCTTTAACATTAGCAATTGCTATTATAATTTCTGCTATCAATGCATTGACTTTAAGCCCAGCTTTATGTGCATTATTCCTTAAACAGCATCATGGGGGAACTCATGAAAAAATGAACTTTAAAGACCGTTTCTTTGCTGGATTTAATGCGAGTTTTAATAAGCTGACATTCCGTTACGGAAAAGCGGTACTGTTTCTTTTGAAGAAAAAGTGGATTGCAGTGGCCATGATTGTAGCGTTTGGAGGATTGTTTGCCTGGATGTCTATGACCACTCCAAAAGGATTTATTCCTGACGAAGATCAGAGTTTTATTATTGTAACGGCTAACCTGGCACCTGGAGCGTCTAAAGACAGAACATCCAAAGTAGTATCTGATACGGAAGATCTTTTGATGAAAAATCCTGCGGTAGATAAAGTGATTTCTGTAGATGGGCTGAACTTATTCAGTGGATCAATGTCTTCCTCAGCAGCTTCTATTTTCGTTAAATTAAAAAATTCAGGAGAAAGAGGAGCTGTCAGCAATATCAATGATATTATCGGGCAGACGCAGGGAATGCTTTCCAAAGATAAAAGAGCGAATTTCCTTGTAATCAATACGCCAACGGTTGATGGTTTCGGAAATACGAGTGGAATGGAGCTTGTGCTTCAGGATCGTACCAATGGAGAACTTCAGAACCTTGGAAATATTTCCTACGGAATGATGGGTGCTTTGATGCAGAGACCCGAAGTGGCGGTCGCATTTACCACTTTTGATGTTACCTATCCTCAGTTTGAAGTGCTTGTAGATGAGGTGAAATCCGCTCAGCTTGGAGTGAATGTTTCTGATGTATTGGGAGTGATGCAGGGATACTACGGAAGTATTCAGGCTTCAGATTTCAATAGATTTGGGAAATATTACAGAGTTTTAGTACAGTCTACTCCAGAAACGAGACAGGATAAAGAATCTCTGAATGGACTTTTTGTTAAAAATAACCTGGGACAAATGGTTCCTATTAATACTTTGGTGAGTTTAAAGCAGACAACAGGAGCTGAGGTGGTAGACCGTTTCAACCTTTTCAATTCATCCAATTTAACAGTAATGGCTGCGCCGGGTTACAGTACAGGACAAGCTATGGCGGCTGTAGAAGAAGTAAGCAAGCAGGTTCTTCCTCCTGGATATACTTATGATTATAAAGGGATGAGCCGTGAAGAGGCAGGTTCCAGTTCGCAGTCAGTAATGATTTTTGGGTTGTGTATTGTATTTGTATTCTTCCTTTTATCAGCACAATATGAAAGTTATATTCTCCCATTCGCTGTATTGATCGCTATTCCTGTAGGATTATCAGGCGTTTTTGTGGGAATTACTTTCGCAGAGTTATCTAATAATATTTACGTTCAGATTGCTCTTGTAATGTTGATCGGGCTTTTGGCGAAGAACGGTATTTTGATCGTGGAATTTGCTATCCAGAGACGAAGAGCTGGAAAAAGTCTTATTGCTTCAGCGGTGGAAGGAGCAAAGGCAAGATTACGTCCGATTTTGATGACCTCTTTGGCATTCATTACAGGATTGCTTCCATTGATTTTTGTAGTAGGACCGTCAGCAATGGGTAATCATTCTATTGGATATGCGGCAATTTCAGGGATGCTTTTTGGAACCATCTTAGGGATTTTTGTAGTTCCGGTACTTTTTGTGATGTTCCAGGCTTTGCATGAGAAAATCAACGGAAGAGTAGTAACTGATGCAGATTGGGAATATTAA
- the metQ gene encoding methionine ABC transporter substrate-binding lipoprotein MetQ, which translates to MKKIKILGLIAAGVLLFSACSGRKDDPNFIRVGITYGPEQEVAEVAKKVAKEKYNLEVELIPFNDYVVPNEALMNGDIDVNAFQHAPYLTEQSKQRGYNLAIVGNTFVYPIIAYSKKINNLNQLQNGSTIVIPNDPTNGGRSLLLLQKNGLLKLRAGVGLLPKVTDITENPKQLKIMEIEGAQIPRVLDDRDVVVGIINNNFAAQAGLDSEKQGIFKEDKDSPYVNLVVARQDNKNSQKVKNFVKAYQSDEVEKKALEVFKGGAVKGW; encoded by the coding sequence ATGAAAAAAATAAAAATTTTAGGTTTAATCGCTGCTGGAGTACTTCTTTTCAGTGCCTGTTCAGGAAGAAAAGATGATCCGAACTTTATCCGAGTGGGAATTACTTATGGACCAGAGCAGGAAGTGGCTGAAGTAGCTAAAAAAGTAGCAAAGGAAAAATACAACCTTGAAGTGGAGCTGATTCCTTTCAATGATTATGTTGTTCCCAATGAAGCTTTGATGAATGGAGATATTGATGTGAATGCTTTTCAGCATGCTCCTTATTTAACCGAACAATCAAAACAAAGAGGATATAATCTTGCTATTGTAGGAAATACGTTTGTCTACCCTATTATAGCTTATTCAAAGAAAATTAACAATCTTAACCAGTTACAAAATGGGAGCACTATTGTTATTCCCAATGACCCTACCAATGGTGGACGTTCCTTACTTCTATTGCAGAAAAACGGTTTACTGAAACTAAGAGCAGGGGTTGGATTGCTTCCAAAGGTTACCGATATTACTGAAAATCCAAAACAGCTGAAAATTATGGAAATTGAAGGAGCACAGATCCCAAGGGTTTTGGATGACAGAGATGTTGTAGTAGGAATCATCAACAATAATTTTGCTGCACAAGCCGGATTGGATTCAGAAAAGCAGGGTATATTTAAAGAAGATAAAGACTCTCCTTATGTTAACCTTGTCGTGGCAAGACAGGATAATAAGAACAGCCAGAAGGTAAAAAACTTTGTTAAAGCTTACCAATCTGATGAAGTGGAAAAGAAAGCCCTGGAAGTTTTCAAAGGAGGAGCTGTGAAAGGATGGTAA
- a CDS encoding efflux transporter outer membrane subunit: MKIKNIAYIAFISGTAVSCGVQKYEQSEVKMPEAFRSDSVVVEQNDNIAKIGYKDFFKDPVLVQLIDKAMVQNNDLQVALKQIEFASLAYTQSKWGNIPTINATANATINRASDNSMNGMMGRQFMGKRYTEDYTTGLNFSWEADIWGKIKGRKEQALADYLKTQEAAKAVKTQVVAAVVQGYYNLLMLDTQLEITKSNLTYADTTLKFLVKQQELGLTTALAVQQQEIVKDQILKTIPAIESSVATQENALSLLTGSMPEKIERSASLNTIQSPDHISAGVPLELLSYRPDIKTAELEVRKSAAAIHVAKMSMYPSLNITAQGGVNAFQVSHWFSIPGSLFGMAAGAIAQPILNGKQLKTQYEQSKVLADQAEIGFKQAVLKAVGEVSDALVQIQKLEEQQKIAEGLVVKSNEAVKKADLLFKYNSATYVEVIMTQTNKLNAELELASLKAQRLNAITALYRSVGGGWQ, from the coding sequence ATGAAAATTAAAAATATAGCATATATCGCATTCATTTCGGGAACGGCTGTTTCTTGCGGAGTCCAGAAGTATGAACAGTCTGAAGTGAAAATGCCTGAAGCTTTCAGAAGTGACAGTGTTGTGGTTGAGCAGAATGACAATATTGCGAAGATCGGTTACAAAGACTTTTTCAAAGATCCGGTTTTGGTACAATTGATTGATAAAGCAATGGTGCAGAATAATGATTTGCAGGTAGCTTTAAAACAAATAGAATTTGCTTCATTAGCGTATACGCAAAGCAAATGGGGAAATATTCCTACAATCAATGCCACTGCGAATGCCACTATCAACCGTGCTTCAGATAACAGTATGAACGGAATGATGGGGAGGCAGTTTATGGGAAAGAGGTATACAGAAGATTATACGACAGGGCTCAATTTTTCGTGGGAAGCTGACATCTGGGGAAAAATTAAAGGAAGAAAGGAGCAGGCATTAGCAGACTATCTAAAAACCCAGGAAGCAGCGAAAGCGGTAAAAACACAAGTGGTGGCAGCAGTCGTTCAGGGCTATTACAATCTTTTGATGCTGGATACTCAATTGGAAATTACAAAATCCAATCTTACCTATGCGGATACTACCCTGAAATTTTTGGTAAAACAGCAGGAGCTTGGATTAACAACAGCTTTAGCGGTACAACAACAGGAAATTGTAAAAGATCAGATCCTGAAAACAATTCCGGCGATTGAAAGTTCTGTGGCTACACAGGAAAATGCTTTGAGTCTATTAACGGGTTCTATGCCTGAGAAAATCGAAAGAAGTGCAAGTCTGAATACTATTCAGTCTCCGGACCATATTTCTGCGGGAGTTCCCTTAGAATTATTAAGCTATAGGCCAGATATAAAAACTGCTGAGTTGGAAGTGAGGAAGAGTGCCGCAGCAATTCATGTGGCCAAAATGAGCATGTATCCGTCATTGAATATTACGGCTCAGGGCGGAGTAAATGCCTTTCAGGTCAGTCATTGGTTTAGTATTCCGGGATCTCTTTTCGGAATGGCTGCCGGAGCCATTGCCCAGCCTATTTTGAATGGAAAACAGCTGAAAACGCAGTATGAACAGTCTAAAGTATTGGCAGATCAGGCTGAAATAGGTTTTAAACAAGCTGTATTGAAGGCAGTAGGAGAGGTTTCTGATGCACTGGTACAGATTCAGAAACTGGAAGAACAACAGAAAATTGCTGAAGGATTGGTTGTGAAGTCTAATGAAGCTGTAAAGAAAGCGGATTTGTTATTCAAATATAACTCTGCAACCTATGTAGAGGTCATTATGACACAGACCAATAAGCTTAATGCTGAATTGGAACTGGCTTCTCTGAAAGCTCAGCGATTGAACGCAATCACTGCACTGTATCGCTCCGTAGGTGGCGGATGGCAATAA
- a CDS encoding glycoside hydrolase family 3 C-terminal domain-containing protein, whose translation MLKKTAIVSLFTFISVSYMAQNTTPIYLDESKPVEQRIQDALSRMTLEEKVAMLHAQSKFSSPGVPRLGIPEFWTTDGPHGVRPEVMWDEWDQAGWTNDSIIAYPALTALSATWNKKMSWNYGKALGEEARYRKKDILLGPGVNIYRTPLNGRNFEYMGEDPYLTSKMVVPYIKGVQSNGVATSVKHFALNNQEMFRHTSNVNVDDRTLYEIYLPPFKAAVTEGDSWTIMGAYDMYKGQYASQNQYLLNDILKKEWNYKGVVVSDWGAVNNTEQAIHNGLDLEFGSWTNGLSAGTKNAYDNYYLAKPYLDLIKAGKVGTKELDDKVTRLLRLAYKTTMNRNKPFGNIASEEHKAVAKEIGEEGIVLLKNQGNILPIDVNKAKRIAVVGENAIKIMTVGGGSSSLKVKYETLPLDGIKNRFGKQADVQYARGYVGDIGGEYNGVKSGQDLKDTRSEAELINEAVELAKKSDYVIFVGGLNKADFQDSEGNDRKSYGLPYNQDNVITALAKANKNLAVVLVSGNAVAMPWIKEVPTVLQAWYLGSEAGNSIASIVAGDANPSGKLPFTFPVKLEDNSAHQLGEYPGQKDELAAGKGKDQKNPINITYNEGVFVGYRWHDTKNIKPLFSFGHGLSYTTFEFGKAKADKTSLSQNDTITFTVTVKNTGKKAGAEVAQLYISDLKSSVPRPAKELKGFEKVYLNPGEQKEVTFTIDKSALSFFDAQKHDWVAEPGDFEALMGNSSDAIKTKIKFTLK comes from the coding sequence ATGTTAAAGAAAACCGCCATTGTAAGTCTATTCACCTTTATTTCTGTTTCTTATATGGCCCAGAACACTACTCCCATTTATTTAGATGAATCAAAACCTGTAGAACAGCGTATTCAGGATGCCCTTTCCAGAATGACCCTGGAAGAAAAAGTAGCTATGCTGCATGCGCAGTCAAAATTCAGTTCTCCCGGTGTTCCAAGATTAGGAATTCCTGAATTCTGGACGACTGACGGCCCTCATGGGGTACGTCCTGAAGTCATGTGGGACGAATGGGATCAAGCCGGATGGACCAACGACTCCATTATCGCCTACCCTGCCCTTACCGCCTTATCAGCTACCTGGAATAAAAAAATGTCCTGGAACTACGGTAAAGCATTGGGAGAAGAAGCCCGTTACAGAAAGAAAGATATTCTATTGGGCCCAGGTGTCAATATTTACAGAACTCCTCTAAATGGCAGAAACTTTGAATATATGGGTGAAGATCCTTATCTGACCTCAAAAATGGTAGTTCCTTATATCAAAGGGGTACAATCTAATGGGGTAGCCACTTCTGTTAAACACTTTGCCCTGAACAATCAGGAAATGTTCCGCCATACCAGCAATGTAAATGTAGATGACAGAACATTATATGAAATTTACCTGCCTCCATTCAAAGCAGCAGTGACAGAAGGAGATTCGTGGACGATTATGGGCGCTTATGATATGTATAAAGGTCAGTATGCCAGCCAGAATCAATACCTTTTAAATGATATTCTGAAAAAAGAATGGAATTATAAAGGTGTAGTGGTTTCCGACTGGGGTGCTGTTAACAATACTGAGCAGGCTATCCATAACGGATTGGATCTTGAATTCGGATCATGGACGAATGGTCTTTCTGCCGGAACCAAAAATGCCTATGATAATTATTATCTGGCAAAACCATATCTTGACCTGATTAAAGCAGGAAAAGTAGGAACTAAAGAACTTGATGATAAGGTAACCCGACTGCTTCGTCTTGCCTACAAAACGACAATGAACCGAAATAAACCTTTCGGAAATATCGCTTCTGAAGAACATAAAGCTGTAGCTAAAGAAATCGGGGAAGAAGGAATTGTTCTGTTAAAAAATCAGGGAAATATACTTCCAATCGATGTTAATAAGGCTAAAAGAATTGCTGTTGTTGGTGAGAATGCCATCAAGATTATGACTGTGGGCGGTGGTTCTTCATCCTTAAAAGTAAAATATGAAACTCTTCCTTTAGACGGAATCAAAAATAGATTTGGAAAACAAGCTGATGTGCAATATGCCAGAGGGTATGTAGGTGACATTGGTGGAGAGTACAACGGGGTAAAATCCGGACAGGACCTGAAAGACACCCGTTCTGAAGCGGAACTAATCAATGAAGCTGTAGAATTAGCAAAAAAATCCGATTACGTAATTTTCGTTGGCGGATTAAACAAAGCAGACTTCCAGGACAGTGAAGGAAATGACAGAAAGAGCTATGGATTACCTTACAACCAGGATAATGTGATTACAGCATTAGCTAAAGCTAACAAAAATCTGGCTGTAGTTTTAGTTTCAGGAAATGCAGTAGCCATGCCTTGGATTAAAGAGGTACCAACAGTTTTACAGGCATGGTATCTGGGTTCTGAGGCTGGAAATTCTATTGCTTCTATTGTAGCAGGTGATGCCAACCCATCAGGAAAACTTCCGTTTACTTTCCCTGTAAAGCTTGAAGATAATTCAGCTCATCAACTTGGAGAATATCCTGGTCAGAAAGATGAATTGGCTGCAGGAAAAGGAAAAGATCAGAAAAACCCGATCAATATCACTTACAACGAAGGTGTATTTGTAGGATACCGCTGGCATGATACCAAAAACATTAAACCTCTTTTCAGCTTCGGACATGGATTAAGCTATACCACATTTGAATTTGGAAAAGCAAAAGCAGATAAAACAAGTTTATCACAGAACGATACTATTACTTTTACGGTAACCGTTAAAAATACAGGAAAAAAAGCCGGAGCCGAAGTTGCGCAGCTTTACATCAGCGATTTGAAATCATCTGTTCCACGCCCTGCCAAAGAATTAAAAGGCTTTGAAAAGGTTTATTTAAACCCTGGAGAACAAAAAGAAGTGACTTTCACCATCGATAAATCTGCATTAAGTTTCTTTGATGCTCAAAAACACGATTGGGTAGCAGAACCGGGAGACTTTGAAGCTTTAATGGGTAATTCTTCGGATGCCATCAAAACAAAAATAAAGTTTACGTTGAAATAG